Sequence from the Candidatus Beckwithbacteria bacterium genome:
ATATAATTCCGGCTGGTATAACCGATTGCTAATATAAACCGGCTGAACCGGCAGTCTGTCTTTAAATTGCAGGGCTGCTTGTTTATACGGCAAAATCCAGGCAGCGGCTGACCGACCGGGATAATGAATAAAATAGTCATGTAAATAAAAAGATAAATTTAAAATTAAAGCCAGGCTAAAAATAATGCTAATAATGGTCTTAAACCGGCTCCAGCCTAAGCCAATCAGCCAGGCTAAAGGAATCATCAGATAAATTGCCCGGGAAGCATGCGGAGTTTCGTTTACTAAGGCGGCGATTGTCGGGCTTAATAATAACCAAGCCAATATCAGCCAAACTTCTTTCCGACGGTAATTTAATAAAGCCACGAGGCCGCTGACCAATAAAATTCCCTGTACCAGTAGCAGTTCACCGCCAAAGCCGGAATGATGGCGAAGATTGGGGTCGCCGCTGACTAATAAGAACTGCGGATCAAAATAAGATGAGTAATTAAGCAGAAATTTTTTAATTCTTTCCGGCTTTCTTTCAGTTGAAGTAATTAAATTATCATTGGAAAGACGGTACTGCTGACTGGCCGCATAATAAGGCGATTTAATTAAAATAATCAGGCTGACAATAATTAAGAGCAAGCCTAAAAAAAACTGTGTTAATTTAGTCCGGCTGTAAAGCAAAAAAGCCAAGACAAACAAAACCGGGGCTAAAATTCTCAAACTAAAATAGGTGTAAATGCCTAAAATAACGGCAAGGCTGGATAAAAATACCCTTTTTTTGATAATTAAATAAACGGCTAAGACTAACCAAAATAAAGACAGGTGCGATTCCATGCCGATGCGGCTGAAATGAATGCTCCAGGGCATAATTAAAAAGCTCACCGCTACATATGGACCAAGCCATTTAAATAACAGCCAGGCGATTCCCAATGAGGCTAATAGCGACGGCAGTCGGATGGTTAACTCGGAAATATTAATGACTTTACCCAAAATCGTTACCAGCCAAATATAAACCGGGGCCTTGTAGTCGCCGTAAGAAATAAAAATCGGCTGAAGCCAGGAATGACCGTTAAGGTCTTTACCTGTTTGCAACAACGAACGGGCATCTAAGCCAATGGCAACTTCATCCCAATAAAGGCTGACAGGAATTTTCCCAAACTGATAAAAACGGGCAAACAATCCCAGAAGCCCTAATCCAAATAAAAGAACTAACAGACCTTTTTTCATTTATACTATTATTATAGTATGTTAATATTTTTATTGCTTTTTGCTTTGGCGACCCGCCTGCCTCACATTTGGGGCTATAACATCCCTTTTAGTTATGACCACGGCCGGGATGCCTTGGCGGTTTTAGATTTGATAAAAAACTTTTCTTTAAAATTCATCGGGCCGTGGACCAGCATTCAGGGGGTCTTTTTCGGACCGGGCTGGTATTATTTGCTGGCTCCGCTGTATTGGCTGCTAAACGGGAATCCTTTAGCCGGACCGCTGACCATGCAGATAATCGGCCTAGTAATTATTTGGCTGGCTTATAAACAATTCGGCATTTATGAAGCGGTTATTTTCGCCTCGGCGCCGATTTTTACCATGATCAGCGTCAGCGCTGCCAATCCTTTTCCAATGGCTTTAATCGGACTACTGATACTTATTTGCTTAAAAACCCCCAGCCGGCACCCAATAAGTTTAGGCTTATTAGTCGGTTTAGGCTTTCATTTTTCTTCAGCCTTGGCAATTTTTTATTTACTGATAATTCCGTTAATTTTATTATTCAGAAAAATTAAGTTAAATCTAATAAAATTAATGATCGGGTTGATTATTCCTTTTATCCCGCAAATACTGTTTGAAATTAAATATAATTTTTTAGAAGTTAGGTCACTAATCAGTTATTTTGCCGCCGGGGAAAGCCAGCATATTAATCCGGGGAAAATAGAAATTGTGACTAAGTCTGTTTTCCATGAATTAAGTCTGGCAGTGTTACCGGATGGCAGTTGGTTAAAATATTTAGCTTTGGGATTACTGATAACCGGAATAGTTTATTTAATTGCCAAAAGAAAAATTAATACTTTCTGGCCGGATATTGTTTTATTTATTTTAATTCCCACCATTGGTTTTTGGTGGCTTCATTACAATGTCTGGTATGTCTACGGTTTGTTACCGGTGGCGGTCGTGGCTATCGGCCGGATTTTACACTCAGTACCAAAAATTATTACTTATAGTTATTTAGGGTTGTTAATTATCGGCGGTGTTAAAATTCCTGTGCGTCAAATCGGGAATGGCTTTTTACCGATTAAGCTTCAGGTTTTAAATTACATCTATGATCAGGCTCAAGGTAAATTGTTCAGTTCCTACCAGTACTTACCCAATATTTACGACTATCCTTACCAGTATTTGTATTTCTGGCAGGCATTTAAGGGCAAACCCTTACCGGTGGAATTTGCTTATAAGCCGGGAGAGATAAGTTATGTGAGCGAAAAGCCAAAATTACTAAAATTATTTCCTAAAAATAATCAACCACCTGATATTATTTTTTTGATAATCGAAAGGCCGGAAAATATCTGGCACTACCCATTCCAATCATGGCTTAATAACATTAAATATTCAGAAATTATCAGTAAAAAAGAGTTCGGCCCGGAACTGGAAGTTTGGCAGGTAAAGCCCTGACTATTTTATCCTTTTCAAAAGCACCCCGGCGTAACTTAAATATAGTTTTTTATAATTATTGTCGTTTAATAAACTGTTTTTTAAACTCTCCATGTCTTCATAGGTCATTGGATAGAAACTTTCAGTAAAGGTTAAAACTATATAATCAGCTTCTTGATAGTTATTCGGAAATTTATAAATTTGATTCCGATTAATTAAGTGGGCCAGCAGGGGAACTTGGGCAGAGACTGAAGCATTTTCCGGAATTAATTGCATCATTTTATAGTAATCATCATTTCGCGGCGGTAAAACATAAAAAGATCTTTTAAAAATTAAAGCAAGCGGAGGAGCGGGATAATAAGGATCAAGACCGGGCCGGTTAGTATAAAACGTTCCCACGATGGCCATCAATATTGACAGATAAATTAAAGGCTTGAATTTGATTTTTTGTAAAACCTGAACTGCGCTAAAGGCCAATATCGGCGTCAAGGTGGCAGCATAATGTCTTTGGAGGCTATATCTGACCGCATCATTGGCAAAATGCCTTAAAAAGGTAAACGGAGCCATCAGCCAATATAAAGGTGAAAAAAAAGGCAAAAATCCAAAAGAGAATGAAGTCAGTAAGATATTTCTCAGCTTAACTAGCGGATAAATAAAATCCTTTAAAAATTCTAGGGGTGAAGTTAAAAAAGTTTTAATAATCATATTAGGAGTGCCTTTTGTTCCGAAAGAGTTGCGGGCAAAGACAGCTTCACCGTTAAATAGGGGAAGAAAAAAATTGTAAATTAAGTAATAGTAGGTAATGGATATAATTGCCGTGATTAAACTAACTTTTCTTTCTTTTTTAATAAAAAATCCATAAAGACTTAAGCCAAATAAATAAATTGCCACATCCTCCCGACTAAATAAAGCCAAAATAAAAGTCGGCCAATAATATTTCCATTTTTTGGTTTCGAAAAAGTAAATTGCCAGGCCAAGAAAAGTGGCAGAAATAGTAGCAGAATGATAATCAGAAGAAATCGCTGATTGGATGCCGATAAAATATAAATATAAAAAAGAAATACATAACGGAATGAATTTGCCTTTTATTTTTCTGGTTGAGTATAAATAAACCGGAATTACACCTAAAACAACAATTATCTGTTGAAAGATTATCAAAACTCTCGCGTCAGGCCAGAGTCGATAAAAAGGAGCGAATAATAAAAGAATCGGGTCAAAATGGTCGTTAAAACTAAGGCTTTGGAGTACTGAACTATAGGGTGCTTCCAATCTTGAAAGGTGCCAAACCGGTTGAGCAGAATGCGCCAAATCCTCACCAGTTTCAAAACGGTTATATTTTTGAATGCCAATTGTTAAATAGGCAACTAAAAAAAATCCAACTAAAAACACCCAAAGTTTATTATGTTTATAAACTTTTTTCATATCTGTATTTTATCTTAAAATAGATCGCCAGTAAGATTAAACTTAAACTAATCAGAGAAATCTTAGCTCCAAGATAGAAAGATTGTGGCTGAAAATTAAAAATTACCCGGCTATTATCTTCGTTGATGACTACCGAGCGAAAGATATTTTCATACGGACTAATAGCGGCTGGTTGATTATTAACCGTCGCCGTCCAGCCGGGATAATAAGTATCATAGACGACCAATCTACCCTTATTCTTGACCTGAAGTTCCAGCTTATTGGGATCTTTTTGAATAATCGATGGTGTATCAATAATTTTTTGCTGATTATCTAGTAAAACAGCCCGAGGGAGGGCTTTATCATTTTGGTAAATTGAAACATCCCCATCGCTAAAAACTAACTGATTCTTAGGTAAACCCAAATCCCGATTGGTAACAAAATACTTAACGGCTAATTGTTTAAAAATATCATCATCAAGGCTGATCCTGCCAAAATCGATTTTACTCAAAGCCAAATCGCTCCGTCTTTGAGAAATAAAAGGGTTGAATTGTACCATCTCTTCATAAAGAGGGTTTATTGCGGAATTCTTTTGAAACAAATCATTGTATCTTTTAATCACAAACGAGGTGTAGCCATTAACCGTCGCTAAACCGTAAAAGGCGCTGAAGTTGGGTGGAATCAACCTCAACTCGTCCGAAAGTTTTTTACCAATTGCCGCCGCGGATAATCGCTGATTTTCCTTAGTAAAGGGCGACTGTAAATCTAACATACCGTAGAAATCGTTTAGGCCGCTGTAAGGTACCGCTTCGGAAGAAGAAAGAAAACGGCTATCGCCTAAATTATCAGCCAAATAAGCCGCAACCGGATTAGTTTGGGTAAAATACTTATAATCAATAGTGTAAAGATTGCTGCGAGTAAAAAAGAATAAGTCAATTACTGTCATAATAATAATGATTCTCTTCCGTTTGAACCAAAACGTTAAACTGCCGAATAACCCGATAATAAGAAAGTTTTTTAGGATAAAATCGGCAATTACCCAATCAACCGAAAGATTATGAAAAGTGGAAAGAGATTTATGTATTAGGTCCGCAGTTTTAAGAAGAATAAAATGCGGCAAGGCGTGGTTAATAAAAACTGCCAATAAGGCGACAGCAGAAACAACGGTGACTGAAAAAAAGCCAAAAAACAGCCATCCTTTTTTTGGCTTAAATTTAAAAAAATCAAAGCTGTAGCCTGCCAAAAGCGACATAAAAAAAGTGTACAACGACAGAAAAACCATCGGATTACGGAAAAGCCTGAAAATAGGGATATAAGTGGTAAAAATCTTAAAAAAAGGCAAATACGTTCCAAAAGAAATAATCAAAGCCGTTACCGCGATAATTAAAAAACTTAAAGTAATTTTCCCCCGTAAAATTTTTTTTAGATTTAAAACCACCAACAGTAAAGGCAGAAAACCAATATAACCGATTGTGGTTGTATCCATCGTTCCCCAGCCGCTGCCCTGATTTTTAATACCCCAGAAATGAGCGAAAAAAAACCGGACTAAAGAAATGGGGTTAAGCGAATAGTTTTGGAAAATTGATAAATCTTTATAAGCTTCCTGCCTGGTTGTATAAGGAATTAATTCTAGTGCTGGAATAAGGGAAATACTGGAAAAAAGCAGGGCTAAAAGCACAACTGCCATCAAAATTACCAGACGGGTAAAAATTTCTTTTCTGGTCCGGGATAAAAAGATAATCACCGGAGAAACCAATAATTCAATAAAAACATACTGGACGTGACCGGCGAAAATCTGTAAAGATAAAGCCAAGCTGCTCAAAATTATCCCGGAAATTTTTTTAACCTCAAAGGCCCTAAAAAGGCTGTAAAAGAAAAGCGGAAACAAAGCAATAACGAAAAATCTTTGCGGATCAGCCGTATAATTAACCAAAATCCCGGAAAAAGAATAAACAATGCTGATAAAAAACGAGGCTGGCGAAGAAAGTTTCAACAGTCGCCCTAATCGGTACATAAAAAATCCCGCCAGAAAAAAATGACCAACTAACAACCAACTGACACTTCTGATTGATGTCTCTAAAAATAAAATAAAAGCGGGTAGATAATAGTTGCTCAGAGTCATGTCGGCAAAAAAAGGGTAACCGGAATAAACATGAGGATTCCACAAAGGGAAAATTCCCTTTCTGAAGTTATCAAAAAAGAATTTTCTAAACGGCAGAAAAATGGAAACAGTATCACCATAATAAAAAACCTGATTTTGAAAAATTACCGGGAAAAAATATAAAACAATTAACAAGCCTATCAGAAAATATTGAGAAAAAATTATCCGTTTGACCATATTATTGAATGAGATTTTCTTTCTCAAATAAGACAAATGCCGGCTGGCCGTCGTCAAATAAAATCATATCCTTAAACTGAGTAAAGCCAATTTTTGGTCTGTCTTCTTCAATAGCAATATTGCAAACGTATAAGACTTTATCTTCCGCGATTTTAGTGGGACATCTTTCGCCGATAAAATATAAATTGTCAACTTTATTAATTGTGGAGAAGCCGAATTTATCCGGAGCGGTAATTGATTCATTGGCTTGGGCTTGCCATTTAACCGGATCATATTGATTGTAAAACAGAAAATAAATATAAGCCGTGCCGCGCGAATCGGTAATCAGAGCTTTGTCGTAATTGGGCATCATTTCATTGACTCTTTTCACTAATTCTTTATAGCCACCCTGCCACTCATAAGGCTGGTGGATCGGGGCATGAACAAAATAAGCATCAAGATAAGAGAAAAAATTAAAGCCAAAAATTAACAATAAAAGAAAACGCAAGTAAGGAAATCGTTTAATCGTTTCACTGGCTCCTAAAGCAATTGCTAAAGATAAAGGAATGATCATCAGAATCGCCCTGATGGCGCTGGGAGTTTCAAAAGTAATTGCCGCCGGTAAGGGTGCCAATAATAACCAAACTAAAATCGGCCAATGTTTGTTTTTGACTAAAAAATATAAACCGAGAAAAAAGAAAGGTAAAGTAAACCAGAGGGCTTGACCGGTATCCGGTACCCGGTAACGCGGCCGAATCGGGTCGCCATTAAAAAATAAAAAATTTGAATCAAAATGAGAAGCGTACCGCCGAATAAAATCAACCGTGAACTCAACCGGTTTATTATGAAAGGCCCGGGTCAACCACAATGGCTGATTTCTGGTTTCTATAAATTTTTGCTGCAAACGCTGGCTAACCCCGGATTGAGCGTTAAAAATACTAATGCCGGCACTTCTGGTTAAACTGGCTTTTGAAAAATTTAGAATGAGCCAAGGAATAAAAACAATTATTAATGTGTGAATAATTGTTTTCTTTATCGGCAGTTGGCGACGATATTGCCAAATCAAATAAATCAACCAAACCGGAATAAAAAGTCTGGGGGCGTGGTAGGAAAAAACGGACAAAGTCAGGGCAGTCAGACTGACAATGAGTTGTCCGGCTTTAGATGATTTAACAAAACGAAAGAAAAATATACTGCCTAAAACAAGCCAAAATAGACCGACATTAGCTTCAAAAGCTGCCCGGGAAAAATGAATATGCCAAGGCATGGTGGCCAGCACTAAACTGGCAATTAGGGCGAAGGGCGAGGGGTGCCGGGCGAAATTTTTAGCCAAGAAATAAACTAATAAAACCGTCAAGCTGCCAAATAAAGCCGAAGGAAAACGAACGGCAAACTCAGTTAAACCAAAAATTAAGACTGAAGGAATAGTCAGGTAAAAGTAAACCGGCATTTTACCGTCGCCAAAGGATTGAAAAATCAAAGGCCAACTTTTACCAAATTCGTCTTTGCCGGTTTTGATTAATGAATAAGCATTATAGCCAAAATCAGCCTCGTCGTTAACAAAGCCTGAAGGAACTTTACCTAGTTTATAAAAACGTAAGGCTATCCCTAAGATAAAGATTAACCACAGCCAAAATTTTTCAGATTTGATAAACTGAAGTTGTTTCATCGCCATAAACTTTAATAAACTGCTGACTATTCCTTATTGTTTCAAGAGTCGCCTTTAAAGGCAAGGCTTCTTTGTCTTTTTGATAAAGCGTTAACATTTCTTGTTCGTGAATAATAATCAGTTTTACCTGTAAAACTTTAAGTTGACTAAT
This genomic interval carries:
- a CDS encoding DUF2079 domain-containing protein; the protein is MKKVYKHNKLWVFLVGFFLVAYLTIGIQKYNRFETGEDLAHSAQPVWHLSRLEAPYSSVLQSLSFNDHFDPILLLFAPFYRLWPDARVLIIFQQIIVVLGVIPVYLYSTRKIKGKFIPLCISFLYLYFIGIQSAISSDYHSATISATFLGLAIYFFETKKWKYYWPTFILALFSREDVAIYLFGLSLYGFFIKKERKVSLITAIISITYYYLIYNFFLPLFNGEAVFARNSFGTKGTPNMIIKTFLTSPLEFLKDFIYPLVKLRNILLTSFSFGFLPFFSPLYWLMAPFTFLRHFANDAVRYSLQRHYAATLTPILAFSAVQVLQKIKFKPLIYLSILMAIVGTFYTNRPGLDPYYPAPPLALIFKRSFYVLPPRNDDYYKMMQLIPENASVSAQVPLLAHLINRNQIYKFPNNYQEADYIVLTFTESFYPMTYEDMESLKNSLLNDNNYKKLYLSYAGVLLKRIK
- a CDS encoding glycosyltransferase family 39 protein, producing the protein MKQLQFIKSEKFWLWLIFILGIALRFYKLGKVPSGFVNDEADFGYNAYSLIKTGKDEFGKSWPLIFQSFGDGKMPVYFYLTIPSVLIFGLTEFAVRFPSALFGSLTVLLVYFLAKNFARHPSPFALIASLVLATMPWHIHFSRAAFEANVGLFWLVLGSIFFFRFVKSSKAGQLIVSLTALTLSVFSYHAPRLFIPVWLIYLIWQYRRQLPIKKTIIHTLIIVFIPWLILNFSKASLTRSAGISIFNAQSGVSQRLQQKFIETRNQPLWLTRAFHNKPVEFTVDFIRRYASHFDSNFLFFNGDPIRPRYRVPDTGQALWFTLPFFFLGLYFLVKNKHWPILVWLLLAPLPAAITFETPSAIRAILMIIPLSLAIALGASETIKRFPYLRFLLLLIFGFNFFSYLDAYFVHAPIHQPYEWQGGYKELVKRVNEMMPNYDKALITDSRGTAYIYFLFYNQYDPVKWQAQANESITAPDKFGFSTINKVDNLYFIGERCPTKIAEDKVLYVCNIAIEEDRPKIGFTQFKDMILFDDGQPAFVLFEKENLIQ